In the Leptospira sp. WS4.C2 genome, one interval contains:
- the msrA gene encoding peptide-methionine (S)-S-oxide reductase MsrA encodes MTEKAILGGGCFWCTEAVYLRIPGILSVKSGYAGGSTPHPTYKEICTGTTGHAEVIEIEYDPEIITYSKILEIFWASHDPTTLNKQGNDVGTQYRSVIFFLNEKQKELAVESKRKHAYLFQDPIVTEISPAPEFYPAEDYHQNYFTLNPQNPYCHYVIFPKLKKLGLKL; translated from the coding sequence ATGACGGAAAAAGCAATTTTAGGTGGTGGGTGTTTTTGGTGTACAGAGGCTGTGTATCTTAGGATTCCCGGAATTCTCTCTGTAAAGTCTGGATATGCAGGTGGATCCACTCCCCATCCAACTTATAAAGAAATCTGCACAGGAACTACTGGTCATGCAGAGGTGATCGAAATTGAATATGATCCCGAAATCATCACATACTCAAAAATTTTAGAAATCTTTTGGGCATCTCATGATCCCACCACACTCAATAAACAGGGCAATGATGTGGGAACACAATATCGTTCTGTTATCTTCTTTTTAAATGAAAAACAAAAAGAATTAGCAGTGGAATCCAAAAGAAAACATGCCTATCTTTTTCAAGATCCGATCGTAACAGAAATTTCACCGGCTCCAGAGTTTTATCCGGCGGAAGATTACCACCAAAATTATTTCACTCTCAACCCACAAAATCCCTATTGTCATTATGTGATTTTTCCCAAACTAAAAAAGTTAGGATTAAAACTTTAA
- the mtnA gene encoding S-methyl-5-thioribose-1-phosphate isomerase produces the protein MPHPEFLPIQWKSTHLELLDQRILPGKKEFLKLSTAEETIVAIREMAVRGAPAIAITGVFGLTLGAKSLSGVANPKDIETLLSSVLESRPTAVNLSYAIREAKNRIQGISDWETITKIWETYGQEMMREDLAANKALGENGVQLFPKDQKEFHIITHCNTGALATAGHGTALGVIRSLRDAGKKVVVYADETRPFLQGSRLTAFEMMEEGIECYIITDGMSGWLMNHRKIDAVIVGCDRVAANGDTANKIGTYNLGIIAKEHGVPFYVCATKDSFDLNLKSGEEIPIEMRKESEVTQFDFLKGTDGKYLFPEGKTSPVGARALNPSFDVTKAHLIRNFITEFGCFVPEEISLRLKNV, from the coding sequence ATGCCTCATCCGGAATTTTTGCCCATTCAGTGGAAATCCACACATTTAGAACTTCTCGACCAACGGATTCTGCCAGGGAAAAAGGAATTTTTGAAACTATCTACAGCAGAAGAAACCATTGTAGCAATCCGCGAAATGGCTGTTAGGGGAGCGCCGGCCATTGCCATCACAGGGGTCTTTGGGCTCACTTTAGGCGCCAAATCTTTATCAGGTGTAGCCAATCCCAAAGACATTGAAACATTACTTTCTTCTGTACTTGAGTCAAGACCCACTGCGGTCAATTTGAGTTATGCCATTCGCGAAGCAAAAAACCGAATCCAAGGAATCAGCGATTGGGAAACAATCACTAAGATTTGGGAAACCTACGGCCAAGAAATGATGAGAGAAGATTTGGCAGCAAACAAAGCTTTGGGGGAAAATGGAGTTCAATTATTTCCCAAAGACCAAAAGGAATTTCATATCATCACTCACTGTAATACGGGGGCACTAGCCACTGCCGGTCATGGAACGGCCTTGGGTGTGATTCGAAGTTTGCGTGATGCCGGAAAAAAGGTTGTGGTTTATGCAGATGAAACAAGACCTTTTCTCCAAGGTTCAAGGCTCACTGCTTTTGAAATGATGGAAGAAGGAATCGAATGTTATATCATTACTGACGGAATGTCTGGATGGCTTATGAACCATCGTAAGATTGATGCTGTCATTGTTGGTTGTGACCGAGTTGCGGCCAATGGAGACACTGCCAACAAAATTGGGACTTACAATTTAGGGATAATCGCAAAAGAACATGGTGTACCTTTCTATGTTTGTGCCACAAAAGATAGTTTTGATTTAAATTTAAAATCAGGGGAAGAGATTCCAATCGAAATGAGAAAAGAATCAGAAGTCACACAGTTCGATTTTTTAAAAGGAACGGATGGAAAGTATTTATTTCCTGAAGGGAAAACTTCACCTGTGGGTGCAAGAGCACTTAATCCGTCTTTTGATGTAACAAAAGCTCACTTAATCAGAAACTTTATCACAGAATTTGGATGTTTCGTACCTGAAGAGATTTCTCTTCGTCTAAAGAATGTATGA
- a CDS encoding CHAT domain-containing protein has protein sequence MLSLIIDRVGNVNIFNVLEDNLPVEESHIQSTLDDDLILEYLGEVERLVHVSQSVLSNPNQILNADILQDLKVLGETFYQQFFPLSIIEKLKNTTKHSIHFNIDPALALVPWELLHDGSSFLSDKFRIGKTIRGGLHRPTHQENRKIKMLIIADPTEDLPHAQKEGEVLFSILSQKVPTHLLELEFIGGKQVTKLKLLSLIKDKHIIHYSGHLHFSDDSLENGWLLSDGKVLKAREIKSTGIDTDLVFSNSCMSAKGTGKKLNTNIMNQYAGAFLTAGIKTFVGTNWEILDNERTIDFTVRFYTFLFSDKSVGESLFLSKEFARRNYHANDLTWANYALYGNPDFSLFVKERRNFHSAKILNPTSVLEFYPTPIAIAYSKLINFNKSKSIGKNNLLGLVKLFEAISQVVGMMVFSDHAAHAMNKSIPNNPDDAVSLRKWWELVYGCIWDFQKLKISSILEMALPVLHEQKETIFKIVGWMESWERDEIKEEEIESYQIILQFFLENMLLEFSELERVSILLVSENHNPHFYFKGVKPAYLYPSYPGSKDKLQEQLSKHKGNLVLVHESRKIVIPFPTYFKERKETGDLELVFNGLTPFVLGAKQN, from the coding sequence ATGCTCTCCCTTATTATCGACAGAGTTGGTAACGTAAATATCTTCAATGTTTTGGAGGATAATCTTCCCGTTGAAGAGTCACACATTCAATCTACGTTAGACGATGACTTAATACTCGAATATTTAGGAGAAGTGGAGAGACTTGTCCACGTTTCTCAGTCGGTTCTTTCCAACCCGAATCAAATTCTCAATGCAGATATCCTACAAGATTTGAAAGTGTTAGGTGAAACTTTTTATCAACAGTTTTTTCCGCTCTCCATCATTGAAAAATTAAAAAACACAACAAAACATAGCATTCATTTTAATATTGATCCAGCCCTCGCTTTGGTTCCTTGGGAACTACTGCATGATGGTTCCAGTTTCCTTTCCGATAAATTTAGAATTGGTAAGACCATTCGTGGTGGATTACACCGGCCCACACACCAAGAGAATCGAAAGATCAAGATGCTCATCATTGCTGATCCGACAGAAGACTTACCTCATGCACAAAAAGAAGGAGAGGTATTGTTTTCTATTCTCAGCCAAAAGGTGCCAACCCATCTTTTGGAATTAGAGTTTATTGGGGGAAAACAAGTCACCAAACTAAAGTTACTCTCTCTTATTAAAGACAAACATATAATCCATTATTCGGGACACCTACATTTTTCGGATGATTCTTTAGAGAATGGTTGGTTGTTGTCTGATGGAAAAGTATTGAAAGCACGCGAGATCAAATCAACTGGAATTGATACAGATTTAGTATTTTCAAATTCTTGTATGTCGGCAAAAGGGACAGGCAAAAAATTAAATACAAACATCATGAACCAATACGCAGGCGCATTTCTTACTGCGGGTATTAAAACCTTTGTTGGCACCAACTGGGAAATTTTAGACAACGAAAGAACAATAGATTTTACAGTTCGGTTTTATACTTTTTTATTTTCTGATAAATCTGTGGGTGAGTCTTTGTTTTTATCCAAAGAATTTGCAAGACGAAACTATCATGCCAATGATTTGACTTGGGCTAACTATGCATTGTATGGAAATCCTGATTTTTCTTTATTCGTGAAAGAAAGAAGAAACTTTCATTCTGCAAAGATCTTAAATCCCACTTCTGTTTTGGAATTCTACCCCACTCCAATTGCAATCGCCTATTCGAAGTTAATTAATTTTAATAAATCAAAATCTATTGGTAAAAATAATCTACTGGGTCTAGTGAAGTTATTTGAAGCAATTAGCCAAGTGGTTGGGATGATGGTTTTTAGTGACCATGCAGCTCACGCCATGAACAAATCGATTCCGAATAACCCAGATGATGCGGTGTCCCTTCGTAAGTGGTGGGAACTTGTGTATGGGTGTATTTGGGATTTTCAAAAATTGAAGATTTCAAGTATATTGGAAATGGCATTGCCTGTTTTACATGAACAAAAGGAAACAATTTTCAAAATCGTTGGATGGATGGAATCTTGGGAAAGAGATGAGATCAAAGAAGAAGAAATTGAATCCTACCAAATCATTTTGCAGTTCTTTCTAGAAAATATGTTATTAGAATTTTCAGAACTAGAAAGAGTGAGTATTCTTTTGGTATCAGAAAATCACAATCCACATTTTTATTTTAAAGGTGTTAAACCTGCTTATTTATATCCATCTTATCCTGGATCTAAAGACAAATTACAAGAACAACTTTCTAAACATAAGGGAAATCTCGTTTTAGTTCATGAAAGCCGTAAAATTGTAATTCCTTTCCCAACTTACTTTAAAGAAAGAAAAGAGACTGGTGATTTGGAACTTGTGTTTAACGGCCTGACACCATTTGTTTTAGGAGCCAAGCAGAATTGA
- a CDS encoding sigma-70 family RNA polymerase sigma factor, giving the protein MKLTSHTNEEILEIVKACGAGDEKSLQTFFDIYSQDIYNFPIRVFHLSEDDASDYYIYAFERLKTGKRFKSFVGKSSFKTWFFSVLRNLLIDWQRTKREVKTQTISKVNKEGKEYSTIEDEPDKRSEALALAIDVSDQFHSVLSTIKIENRVVFKLSFVYYLHLEPEEIRYVAEKTNRPEEEIRIEVLRLREDLSGREEENLKMEDKITALYLNILDLKEQKKSKAQGDSVEAQYYKERLDHALAKKYEQRKKLIEKKQKGHFLVRTPYREIARILGISEGGVSVTLLRVLEKMQKKMHSMAGEE; this is encoded by the coding sequence ATGAAGCTAACTTCTCATACCAATGAAGAAATTTTAGAGATCGTCAAAGCTTGTGGTGCTGGAGATGAAAAGTCTCTGCAGACGTTTTTTGATATCTACTCACAAGATATTTACAATTTTCCCATCCGTGTCTTTCACTTAAGTGAGGATGATGCTTCTGATTATTATATCTATGCATTCGAAAGGTTAAAAACTGGGAAACGTTTCAAAAGTTTTGTGGGAAAATCCAGTTTCAAAACTTGGTTTTTCTCCGTTCTTAGAAATTTACTGATCGATTGGCAACGCACCAAACGAGAAGTAAAAACCCAAACGATTTCCAAAGTCAATAAGGAAGGAAAAGAATATAGCACGATCGAAGACGAACCTGACAAACGATCAGAAGCTCTTGCTTTGGCCATAGACGTCTCGGATCAGTTCCATTCAGTCCTCTCTACGATCAAAATTGAGAACCGCGTTGTATTCAAATTATCCTTTGTTTATTACCTCCATTTGGAACCGGAAGAAATCCGTTATGTCGCTGAAAAAACAAACCGTCCAGAAGAGGAAATCCGTATCGAAGTTTTGAGGCTCAGAGAAGACCTTTCGGGCCGCGAAGAAGAAAACTTAAAAATGGAAGATAAAATCACTGCCTTATATTTGAATATTCTTGATTTGAAAGAACAAAAGAAATCCAAAGCCCAGGGTGATTCTGTAGAAGCACAATATTATAAAGAACGTTTGGACCATGCTCTTGCCAAAAAGTATGAACAAAGGAAAAAATTAATCGAGAAAAAGCAAAAAGGACACTTTCTTGTCCGCACCCCTTATCGCGAAATTGCCAGAATCTTAGGGATTTCCGAGGGTGGTGTCAGTGTCACTTTGCTCCGGGTTCTAGAAAAAATGCAAAAAAAAATGCATTCCATGGCCGGAGAGGAATAA
- a CDS encoding M23 family metallopeptidase — protein sequence MRSIVVVLSLLASFILADEPVSDTKPEFVWPIQGLELSGLITSTFGESRKDHFHNGLDISSVLQPVKSMSQGFILYSRYAEDDPFEDERGSGNIVWIAHKNGYVSGYYHLGGTRNETVRAGKQVSAGDTIGISGNTGHSTGGHLHFVLGKDYGKTLLDPLTYLPQVEDTMPPQIANLFIHVGENYTNLNDGDNINVSKAFPLTVNIIDGGVKNSQRRGVKEVKFLFNGEAYKQATFGSLRFDSGKWKTKEGHSFDDLFFKDRYLVGVLNLKAGENTIKVKTKDFSGQESERGFSINITRISGGN from the coding sequence ATGAGAAGTATTGTTGTAGTATTGAGTCTCTTGGCAAGTTTTATTTTAGCAGACGAACCGGTCTCCGATACAAAACCGGAGTTTGTTTGGCCCATCCAGGGTTTAGAATTATCTGGTCTGATCACAAGTACCTTTGGTGAGTCAAGAAAAGACCATTTTCACAATGGGCTCGACATTTCTTCCGTTTTACAGCCTGTCAAAAGTATGAGCCAGGGATTTATCCTATACTCCCGTTATGCGGAGGACGACCCATTTGAAGACGAACGTGGCTCAGGTAATATTGTCTGGATTGCACATAAAAACGGTTATGTGAGCGGCTATTACCATCTAGGTGGCACAAGAAATGAGACAGTTCGCGCCGGCAAACAGGTCTCTGCTGGTGATACCATTGGAATTTCGGGAAATACGGGCCACTCCACCGGTGGTCACTTACATTTTGTTTTGGGAAAGGATTATGGAAAAACCCTCCTGGATCCCCTTACCTACCTTCCCCAGGTGGAAGACACAATGCCTCCTCAAATTGCCAACCTCTTCATCCATGTGGGTGAAAATTATACAAATCTAAACGATGGTGATAATATCAATGTTTCGAAGGCTTTCCCCCTAACAGTCAATATCATTGACGGTGGTGTCAAAAATAGCCAACGTAGGGGTGTTAAGGAAGTGAAGTTCCTTTTTAATGGGGAGGCTTACAAACAAGCAACCTTCGGTTCCCTGCGATTTGACTCTGGGAAATGGAAAACAAAAGAAGGTCATAGTTTTGATGATTTGTTTTTCAAAGATCGGTATTTAGTAGGAGTCCTCAATTTAAAAGCGGGAGAAAATACCATTAAAGTAAAAACAAAAGACTTTAGCGGACAAGAATCGGAAAGGGGTTTTAGTATCAATATAACAAGAATTAGCGGAGGGAACTAA
- a CDS encoding long-chain fatty acid--CoA ligase yields MRTMIDFYLNLPARFGHKNAFATRTSAGVYQFKTYNSLLSDAKDLAFGLQASLSEREKVAIFADNAYEWIQTSIAITLLGAVDVPRASDVTDHDILYILNHSESKILFVENEAVFKRVIHLESELEFLKEIVIIYPPKEGNKEMSSRKIKISTLQEIVAKGKELRRADTTDTLFLNSTIKESDLFTMIYTSGTTGTPKGVMLTQGNILFQLQNLPIRLEKGDRTLSILPIWHIFERIFEIFSLYYGACTYYSSVRTLKEDLRFVKPNFMASAPRLWESIYSGILGTLAKSSAVKQKMFQIAMFFAKRFFVSRQIITGNVLDIHPVVFWKQAIRFGYHLYRFFLVSLPYLFFDFLVLSKIRKATGGELKGSCSGGGALPYHVDEFFNTIGIPVLEGYGMTETAPVLAMRTFEEIIPGSVGRIFPKTHLRLVDLHTGEVFLDTEVGKFVFGRKGEIHVKGKQVMAGYYKNPDATNKVLVDDWLNTGDLGIFTANHNLRIVGRSKETIVLLGGENVEPVPIESKILESEWIDQCMVVGQDQKYLSVLVYPNLSRFEEPLTGEFWNKKEVIQKIETEIKTKVNAQTGFKSFERVVGVVVLPKPFEVGDELTAKLSLKRHVITDKYKSEISKLYSNN; encoded by the coding sequence ATGCGAACCATGATTGATTTTTATTTAAATCTTCCGGCGAGATTCGGACATAAAAATGCTTTTGCCACCCGAACCAGCGCTGGTGTTTACCAGTTTAAAACTTACAACAGCTTGTTATCCGATGCAAAGGATTTGGCATTTGGACTGCAGGCGAGTTTGTCTGAAAGAGAAAAGGTCGCCATTTTTGCAGACAACGCCTACGAGTGGATCCAAACCAGTATCGCTATCACTTTGTTAGGTGCAGTTGATGTACCAAGAGCATCCGATGTAACAGACCATGATATACTTTACATCCTAAATCATTCAGAATCAAAAATTCTATTTGTGGAGAATGAAGCTGTATTCAAAAGAGTCATTCATTTGGAATCAGAGTTGGAATTTCTAAAAGAAATTGTAATCATTTATCCCCCGAAAGAGGGGAATAAAGAAATGAGTTCTAGGAAAATTAAAATATCCACCTTGCAAGAGATAGTTGCAAAAGGAAAGGAACTTCGTAGAGCCGATACAACGGATACTCTATTTTTAAATAGTACAATTAAAGAATCGGATCTATTTACGATGATCTACACTTCCGGAACTACGGGAACACCCAAGGGTGTTATGTTGACACAAGGAAATATTTTATTCCAATTACAAAATCTTCCGATTCGTTTGGAGAAAGGTGATCGGACCCTATCAATATTACCAATCTGGCATATTTTTGAACGAATCTTTGAAATCTTTAGTTTGTATTATGGAGCTTGTACTTATTACAGCAGTGTTCGCACATTAAAAGAAGATTTAAGGTTTGTAAAACCTAACTTTATGGCATCGGCCCCGAGACTCTGGGAAAGTATTTATTCAGGAATTTTGGGAACACTTGCCAAGTCGTCCGCTGTGAAACAAAAAATGTTTCAGATTGCAATGTTCTTTGCAAAAAGGTTTTTTGTTTCGAGACAAATCATTACAGGAAATGTATTGGACATCCATCCAGTAGTTTTCTGGAAACAGGCCATTCGTTTTGGATACCACTTGTATCGTTTTTTTTTAGTGAGTCTGCCATATCTGTTTTTTGATTTTTTGGTTTTATCTAAGATTCGAAAGGCAACGGGTGGGGAATTAAAGGGGTCTTGTTCTGGAGGGGGAGCACTCCCTTATCATGTAGATGAATTCTTTAATACCATTGGAATACCTGTTTTAGAAGGATATGGGATGACAGAGACGGCACCTGTGCTTGCTATGCGAACGTTTGAGGAAATCATTCCTGGTTCTGTGGGAAGGATATTTCCAAAAACTCATTTAAGGCTTGTCGATTTACATACGGGTGAAGTTTTTTTAGATACGGAAGTTGGTAAATTTGTATTTGGAAGAAAGGGTGAGATCCACGTAAAGGGAAAACAAGTGATGGCTGGGTATTATAAAAATCCAGATGCAACGAATAAGGTTTTGGTGGATGATTGGTTGAACACTGGTGACTTGGGAATTTTTACTGCAAACCACAATTTACGGATTGTAGGAAGGTCTAAGGAAACAATTGTTTTGTTAGGTGGCGAAAATGTTGAACCAGTTCCTATCGAATCGAAAATTTTAGAATCAGAATGGATTGATCAGTGTATGGTGGTTGGGCAAGACCAAAAGTATTTGAGTGTTCTTGTGTATCCCAACCTATCACGATTTGAAGAGCCACTTACAGGAGAATTCTGGAACAAAAAAGAAGTGATTCAAAAAATTGAAACAGAAATCAAAACCAAAGTCAATGCACAGACAGGATTTAAATCTTTTGAAAGAGTAGTTGGTGTTGTGGTTTTGCCAAAACCATTTGAAGTGGGAGATGAACTCACGGCAAAACTATCTTTAAAGCGACATGTCATCACAGACAAATACAAATCAGAAATTTCTAAATTGTACTCCAATAACTGA
- a CDS encoding helix-turn-helix domain-containing protein, with product METASLSLTLLLEFLWMGSGSVFCLIWSLSNLVRNRNTSGFVWSFILFSTGLWLLTGAFMFTGFYKYLPSIALIHIPFVFLSSSLLYLYLEYLFLEKPIQIKLYYFLPALVSILFLGPFYLGTDSDRLEILELLGRTEYGSIIVGLNFGIKVSILLSVGIFLVKEWIPNVRLSVFFTKKAIYSLVFILLIWIDLLLGSIGFTFQIAFFRKLSAYLLPVLMYFYYFTRELWTPFVSDVRESIQRNKYEKSKLVSVQLETIDQRLYELMREKVFCDEDLSLSKLADMAEVKPGQLSEYFHKRYGFGFYQYINQYRIDEAKRLLLESEERSILSIADAVGFNSKSTFNRVFLETVGTTPSEFRKQSKSN from the coding sequence GTGGAGACTGCCTCTCTTTCTTTAACTTTATTATTAGAGTTTCTTTGGATGGGTTCGGGATCAGTATTTTGTTTGATTTGGTCTCTATCCAATTTGGTTCGAAATCGTAATACTTCGGGATTTGTTTGGTCTTTTATTTTATTTTCTACAGGGCTTTGGTTACTCACCGGTGCCTTTATGTTCACTGGGTTTTATAAGTATCTCCCTTCAATTGCGTTAATCCATATCCCTTTCGTTTTTCTATCTTCTTCATTACTTTATTTGTATTTAGAATATTTGTTTTTGGAAAAACCCATCCAAATCAAACTGTATTACTTTTTGCCGGCCTTGGTCTCCATACTTTTTTTGGGTCCTTTCTATTTGGGAACTGATAGCGATCGATTGGAGATTTTAGAACTTTTGGGTAGAACAGAATATGGTTCTATCATAGTCGGTCTAAATTTCGGGATTAAAGTTTCTATTTTACTTTCAGTGGGAATATTTCTTGTCAAAGAATGGATTCCGAATGTTCGTTTGTCCGTTTTCTTTACAAAAAAAGCAATCTATTCTCTAGTATTTATCCTTCTTATATGGATCGATTTGTTACTGGGAAGTATTGGATTTACATTTCAAATTGCTTTTTTTCGTAAACTCAGTGCCTATCTTTTGCCTGTCCTTATGTATTTTTATTATTTTACTCGGGAACTTTGGACCCCTTTTGTTAGCGATGTGCGAGAGAGTATCCAAAGAAATAAATACGAAAAATCGAAACTAGTATCGGTTCAATTGGAAACCATCGATCAAAGGTTATACGAACTGATGCGCGAAAAGGTTTTTTGTGATGAAGATCTTAGCCTTTCTAAATTAGCAGATATGGCGGAGGTTAAACCCGGCCAACTTTCAGAATACTTTCACAAACGGTATGGGTTTGGATTCTATCAATACATCAATCAATACAGGATCGATGAGGCGAAACGTTTGTTATTGGAATCAGAAGAGAGGTCCATTCTTTCGATTGCAGATGCCGTTGGGTTCAACTCCAAATCAACCTTCAATCGAGTTTTCTTAGAAACTGTAGGTACCACCCCTTCCGAATTTCGTAAACAATCAAAATCTAACTAA